The region GCGGGCGAAGCGATACAGGCGTTGCAGGTACTGGATCTTCATCCTGAGCGGCTGGTGAAAATGCTGCGGCCGCTGATGGGGGGCCAATGGCAGAACCAGGCGCCGGTGCTGCGTATTCCCTATTATCGCGCGATGGAGCCGCTGCGGCCGCTGCGTCTTACCGGGAGGGCTGAGCAGCACCTGGTACGGCAGATTTTCTCTGGCCTGACGCGCTTTAATGGCGACGATGTAGAAGGCGATCTTGCGCATCACTGGCAACATGATGGCAGCGGCTGTGACTGGTATTTCTGGTTACGACCGCAGCTCAGCTGGCACAACGATGAGCCAATTCATGCGGCGCAGCTGGTTGCTCAGTTACAGCAGATTATGCAAACCGTGCGCGGCAGTCGACTGCTGGCCTCTATCGAACATATCGAGGCGCCACATCCGCTGGCACTGCGTATTCAATTGCGTCAGAGCGACTACTGGCTGCCGCAGCGTCTGGCACACCAATACTGCCTGCTGCCACATCCTGATGCGATGGATATAGGCAGCGGTCCCTGGAAGTTGACCCATTTCACTGATGAGTTGGTTCGCCTGGAAAGTCATGCCCGCTGGCATCTGCAACGACCGCTGATTCAGGTAGTGGAATACTGGATTACACCACAGTTGTTTGCACATGGTCTCGGCACCAGCTGTCGTCATCCGGTGCAAATCGCCATTGGCGATCCTGACGAGCTGGACGCATTGCGCCCGGTCGATCACAGTATCAGCCTCGGCTTCTGTTATCTGGCACCGCGCATCTCCGCCGACTTTACTGCCGCACAGGTCACAACACTGATTGCATTAATACAACACAGTGGAGTGATTCAGCAGTTACCGTTGGATGAAGGCTTGATTACCGCGAGCAAGGAGTTGCTGCCCGGTTGGCCCGTTCCCTCTGCCGGGATGACCACCGCCAGGCTGCCTGCGAGACTGACACTGCACTACCATCTCCCTATCGAACTGCATGTGATGGCGCAGGCGCTGGTGCCTTTGCTGGCCCAACAGGGCTGCGAATTAACCTGTGTTTTTCATGATGTGAAAAACTGGCGTGACGATATCGACCTGAGCGATGCCGATGTGGTGATGGGTGACCGTCTAATTGGCGATGCGCCGCTGTTTACCCTGGCGAACTGGCTGGAGAACGATCCGGTATGGGCTCCCATACGCGCCCCGGTGCTAACCGCGCCGCTTAACGCTATCGCCCATCAGCCCAGTCCAGAGCAACGCGCGACATTGACGCGCCAGCTGTTCCAGCAGTTGATGCGTGATGGACATTTGTTGCCGCTGTTTAACTATCGCTATCAGGTGTTTGCCCCGCCCGGTGTTGAAGGCATCCAGCTCAATACACTGGGCTGGTTCGATTTCACCCGCGCCTGGATTCCACCGCCCGCGACCGCAGGGACTGTTCAGCCCGCGCCTGAGCCAGTACCATAGATGCACTGATTTTTGGGGAAATTGAGATGAAACGAGCCGTTGTCGTATTCAGTGGCGGACAAGATTCCACCACCTGTCTGATTCAGGCACTGCAACAATATGATGAAGTGCACTGTGTCACCTTCGATTATGGTCAACGCCATCGCGAAGAGATTGAAGTCGCGGCTGAACTCGCGCACAAACTGGGTGCCCGTGCGCATAAAGTGCTGGATGTGACGCTGCTCAATGAACTGGCGGTCAGCAGCCTGACGCGCGATAACATTCCAGTGCCCACTTACGATCCTGACGCCAGCGGTTTGCCGAGTACTTTTGTACCAGGCCGCAATATTCTGTTCCTGACCTTAGCCTCCATTTATGCTTATCAGGTAGAAGCCGAGGCGGTGATTACCGGTGTCTGCGAAACAGACTTCTCTGGCTATCCTGATTGCCGCGATGAGTTTGTTAAAGCGCTCAACAATGCCGTTAGCCTCGGCATGGCGCGCAACGTTCGCTTTGAAACGCCACTGATGTGGTTGAATAAAGCCGAAACCTGGGCGCTGGCAGATTACTGGCAGCAACTGCCGCTGGTGCGGGCGGAAACCCTGACGTGCTATAACGGTGTCAAAGGCGACGGTTGCGGTGAGTGCGCCGCCTGCCATCTGCGTGCGCGGGGGTTGGCGGATTACCAGGCCAATGCTGCAGCCGTCATGGCAGCAATGAAACAAAAAAGCGGTTTTAACTGATTGAGTTGAATCGCGGTTGGGACGCATTGAGCGGCTTCGCTGGGTTGAACCTTTTAAGCTGCTTTGCTGGATTGCGCTTGTTGGGCGGCTTCGCTGGATTGAAATCATTGAACGGCTTCGCTAGCCGGAACTTATCAAGCTGCTTCGCCGGATTGAGGTCATCGAACGGCTTCGCTAGTTGGAACTTATCAAGCGGCTTCGCTGGATTGAGGTCATCGAACGGCTTCGCTCACAAGAGCTCATTGAGCAGCTTAGGCTGGCGTTTCTGACGCCAGCTCGCTCTGCTCTTAATCGCTTTCCACCATCAACGCTGACAGACGATCACGCAACTCCCCTTCCATCGGAACCGCTTTTTGCGTGCGCAAATCGATGCAGACGAAGGTTAACGCTGCGTCCGCAACCACCGTGTTATCGCTTGCCAGCAGCACGCGCTGCGAAATAATGCCGCTTTTGCCATTCAACTGAGACACTTCGCTCTCAATATGTAACACGTCGCCCAGCACCGCCGGACGACGATAGTTAATGTTGATATTGACCACCACAAACGCCAGCTTCTGATCCATCAGCCAGTGAAAAGCATCGACATCCTCCAGCCACTGCCAGCGCGCCTCTTCCAGAAACTCGAGATAACGTGCGTTGTTCACATGCTGATAAACGTCCAGATGATAGCCGCGTACTTTGATGGTGGTTTGCATTATTGCTCCTGTTCAGACTGTGAATGACAACTGGTATGACCTGTTGAGCATAGCACAGCCTGATTGGGTGCTTTATCAATCCTTCAAAGTCGCGACCCGCCTCACAGTTTCAGCCGACCACTGTTACGTTCCACCAGAGCATTGCCGATGCCTGGAATCTCCTTAAGCTGATCGATGGCGGTAAACGGACCATACTGCTCGCGATAACTGACAATCGCCTGAGCTTTCTTCAGGCCGATGCCGTTCATTGCGGCTGCGAGCTGTTCAGCGCTGGCTTGATTGATGCTGACCTGTCCCTCTTGCGGCGAGGATACTTGCGTCGCCTGCGTTTCGCTGGGGCTTTCGGCCGCGGACAGTCCGGTGGTATAGAGTGCGCCACCCAGCGCCAGCGTGATACATAGAGCGCGAAAAGTTGATTTCACCATGCTGTGTTTCTCCTTGTGTTTGACAGCCACAGCAGAGTGTCACAGCGTGTTTTCAGGCTCAAAAGGGCAATTACAGAAATGGAAAAGGCCGCAGAAGCGGCCTTTGAGTTGTTGCAGCGGATTCACATTTTTTGTGAGGCTTACTGGTTTTGTGCAGCCGCGCCGTATTTGATTTTCGCGTCTTTACGCAGGTTTTCCAGCAGCGCTTCAAACGCAATCTGTGCGTTATTCTGCGTCACGCCTTTCACCATCTCATCAATCTGCGCCTGCGGCATATTACCCGGGCTGACTTTATCCAGCGCGACCAATACCACGTTACCCTGCATATCTTCGCTCACACCCCAGGACAGTTTGTTGTCCGCGGGTTGTGGCAAGTTAAAGGCAGACTGCGCAACCGGATCCTGTGCATTACGATCAAAGGATTTGCTGGCACTCAGGGTCAAGCCTGCCGCTTTCAGCGCATCTTCTTTACCGGCTTTCAGATCAACCAGCAGCTTATCGGCCTGAGCTTTAGCCTGCTGTGTGGCTTTGTCATGCTTCAGCGTGTCGGCAATCTGCGCTTTCACCTGATCCAGCGGTTTTACGGCTTCAGGCTTGTGCTCGCTGATGCGCAGCACGAATGCACGATCACCATCGACGCTGATGATGTCAGAGTTATTACCCGGCGCACCGTTTTGGCCCACCAGTCCACCGTTGAAGATCGCCTGCTTGACCTGATCGAAATCGAG is a window of Pantoea rwandensis DNA encoding:
- a CDS encoding SgrR family transcriptional regulator; this translates as MRQLHRVNQFQRLWQLSQGDPLRLSVAAMAQHCFCSERHVRTLLRQWQDADWLHWRGESGRGKQGELTFLISPEQLRQQLLTQQLEAGEAIQALQVLDLHPERLVKMLRPLMGGQWQNQAPVLRIPYYRAMEPLRPLRLTGRAEQHLVRQIFSGLTRFNGDDVEGDLAHHWQHDGSGCDWYFWLRPQLSWHNDEPIHAAQLVAQLQQIMQTVRGSRLLASIEHIEAPHPLALRIQLRQSDYWLPQRLAHQYCLLPHPDAMDIGSGPWKLTHFTDELVRLESHARWHLQRPLIQVVEYWITPQLFAHGLGTSCRHPVQIAIGDPDELDALRPVDHSISLGFCYLAPRISADFTAAQVTTLIALIQHSGVIQQLPLDEGLITASKELLPGWPVPSAGMTTARLPARLTLHYHLPIELHVMAQALVPLLAQQGCELTCVFHDVKNWRDDIDLSDADVVMGDRLIGDAPLFTLANWLENDPVWAPIRAPVLTAPLNAIAHQPSPEQRATLTRQLFQQLMRDGHLLPLFNYRYQVFAPPGVEGIQLNTLGWFDFTRAWIPPPATAGTVQPAPEPVP
- the queC gene encoding 7-cyano-7-deazaguanine synthase QueC, which translates into the protein MKRAVVVFSGGQDSTTCLIQALQQYDEVHCVTFDYGQRHREEIEVAAELAHKLGARAHKVLDVTLLNELAVSSLTRDNIPVPTYDPDASGLPSTFVPGRNILFLTLASIYAYQVEAEAVITGVCETDFSGYPDCRDEFVKALNNAVSLGMARNVRFETPLMWLNKAETWALADYWQQLPLVRAETLTCYNGVKGDGCGECAACHLRARGLADYQANAAAVMAAMKQKSGFN
- a CDS encoding acyl-CoA thioesterase, which translates into the protein MQTTIKVRGYHLDVYQHVNNARYLEFLEEARWQWLEDVDAFHWLMDQKLAFVVVNININYRRPAVLGDVLHIESEVSQLNGKSGIISQRVLLASDNTVVADAALTFVCIDLRTQKAVPMEGELRDRLSALMVESD
- a CDS encoding ComEA family DNA-binding protein, producing the protein MVKSTFRALCITLALGGALYTTGLSAAESPSETQATQVSSPQEGQVSINQASAEQLAAAMNGIGLKKAQAIVSYREQYGPFTAIDQLKEIPGIGNALVERNSGRLKL